In the Populus trichocarpa isolate Nisqually-1 chromosome 1, P.trichocarpa_v4.1, whole genome shotgun sequence genome, one interval contains:
- the LOC7459130 gene encoding glucan endo-1,3-beta-glucosidase: MAKAMAALSLLLLLLYLSSGGGSVMANEQKTWCVAKPSSDQATLLANINYACAHVDCQILQKGCPCFSPDSLINHASIAMNLYYQCKGRNHWNCDFRNSGLIVVTDPSYSNCIYA, encoded by the exons ATGGCTAAAGCAATGGCAGCTCTCTCTCTTTTGCTCCTACTACTTTACCTCAGTTCAG GGGGGGGTTCGGTCATGGCTAATGAACAG AAAACTTGGTGTGTGGCCAAGCCATCGTCAGACCAAGCAACTTTACTAGCGAATATCAATTACGCATGCGCTCACGTGGATTGCCAGATTCTACAAAAGGGTTGCCCTTGCTTCTCTCCAGATAGTCTCATAAACCATGCATCCATAGCTATGAATCTGTATTACCAATGTAAGGGAAGGAACCACTGGAATTGCGATTTCAGGAACTCTGGCCTCATTGTCGTGACTGATCCAA GTTATAGTAACTGCATCTATGCCTAA